TCAGAAACCATGGCATAAAAACCTATTGACAGCACAGCTGTAGGGAAAACAGCGCTTATAGTCCAAGAATTTCTTATAGGTTTATCTGGAAGTAAAGGAAGCCTTAAAACCAGACCCAATATTAGGGCAGCGACCAGGGCAATAAGATAACTGAACACATTAGCATGAATAATCATGATAAATAGGTGGTCTCCTTTTTATATATAAATGTTTTCAATTTAGGGCATTTTTCCAGAACTTTCAATTAATAAAGCAGCAAT
This region of Methanobacterium sp. genomic DNA includes:
- the ehaA gene encoding energy-converting NiFe hydrogenase A subunit EhaA; protein product: MIIHANVFSYLIALVAALILGLVLRLPLLPDKPIRNSWTISAVFPTAVLSIGFYAMVSELGYQGYIVALTTGIVTALFAKFILEKIVPIPEGDEKRE